The following are encoded together in the Gemmatimonadaceae bacterium genome:
- a CDS encoding 2-oxoacid:ferredoxin oxidoreductase subunit beta, protein MTSITKPPVTHPSLPKNALGLTRRDYEGSMSTLCAGCGHDSVTAALIQAFWELDVPPHRAAKMSGIGCSSKTTAYMMRQSHGFNGVHGRMPALATGANAANRGLTYIGISGDGDSLSIGLGQLSHAIRRNVNLLYVLENNGVYGLTKGQFSASADVGSTSKKGESNDQRPIDPVLLALSLGATFVARGFSGDKAHLVPMLKAGLRHNGFALIDVISPCVSFNDHVGSTKSYRYTREHYEDLAPVDFVPMRKEIRTPDGAGAAMSVTMHDGSVVRFRKTDEAYDPTNRDAAYAHVRAHQERGEVVTGLLYLDEGAKDMHALSRTVQQPLVELPYSTLCPGNAALQELQNEYR, encoded by the coding sequence ATGACGTCGATCACCAAACCTCCGGTCACCCATCCCTCGCTGCCCAAGAACGCGCTGGGTCTCACGCGGCGCGACTACGAGGGATCGATGTCCACGCTGTGCGCCGGATGCGGGCACGATTCGGTGACCGCCGCGCTCATCCAGGCGTTCTGGGAGCTGGATGTTCCGCCCCATCGCGCCGCCAAGATGAGCGGCATCGGGTGTTCATCCAAGACGACCGCGTACATGATGCGCCAGTCGCACGGCTTCAACGGCGTGCACGGCCGCATGCCCGCGTTGGCCACGGGCGCCAACGCGGCCAACCGCGGCCTCACGTACATCGGCATCTCGGGCGACGGCGACTCGCTGTCGATCGGCCTGGGCCAGTTGAGCCACGCCATCCGCCGCAACGTCAATCTGCTCTACGTGCTGGAGAACAACGGCGTGTATGGGCTCACCAAGGGGCAGTTCTCGGCGTCGGCCGACGTCGGCTCCACGTCCAAGAAGGGCGAATCCAACGACCAGCGGCCCATCGATCCGGTGCTCCTGGCGCTCAGTCTCGGCGCCACCTTCGTGGCCCGGGGATTCTCGGGCGACAAGGCCCACCTGGTGCCGATGCTCAAGGCGGGCCTGCGGCACAATGGATTCGCCCTCATCGACGTCATCTCGCCGTGCGTGAGCTTCAACGATCATGTGGGCTCCACCAAGAGCTACCGGTACACGCGCGAGCACTACGAGGATCTGGCCCCCGTGGACTTCGTGCCGATGCGCAAGGAGATCAGGACGCCGGACGGCGCCGGCGCCGCGATGTCGGTGACGATGCACGACGGCAGCGTGGTGCGGTTCCGGAAAACCGACGAGGCGTACGATCCCACGAACCGCGATGCCGCGTACGCGCACGTGCGCGCGCATCAGGAACGCGGCGAAGTGGTCACCGGGCTGCTCTACCTGGACGAGGGCGCCAAGGACATGCACGCGCTGAGCCGCACCGTGCAGCAACCGCTGGTGGAACTGCCCTACTCGACGCTCTGCCCCGGCAACGCCGCGCTCCAGGAACTGCAGAACGAGTATCGGTAG